From a region of the Phycisphaerales bacterium AB-hyl4 genome:
- a CDS encoding VWA domain-containing protein, which yields MSFDSPIWLLMLAPMALAWWLWRGPTATVHGLRGVLLLLVVVAMAGPTLRLPDRSGTVVVVADRSASMPAEAEARQRELIDMLVREMGQRDRLAVVSFGRRVAVERQPEVGRFGGFVQSVDVDGSDLGAALERAAGLVPSDGGGRVLVLSDGLWTGRNPMLEAGRASARGLAIDYRLLTRSRANDVAVQRFEVPHRVSEGEAFLMHAWVQTPVAQPVAYELRRGDRVLARGEREMTMGVSRLTFRDHAASAGVRRYTLHVTGAADDPVPENNTAEALVDVEGRRPMLVVTESAEPRLAGLLEAGGLAVDVRPPGAVDWSLAGLSGYAGVLLENVPADRVGARAMERLAVWVNEAGGGLMLTGGRRSFGPGGYFESPLDPLLPVSMELRQEHRKLTLAVLVTLDRSGSMNMPVAGGRTKMELANLGTAKTLDMLSPMDEFGVLAVDTRPHVIVPMQRVPDEPSAMRNRVLRMASMGGGIYIEEALLASERMLDEATAATRHLILFSDAQDSVQEGRYREILRDFERKNITVSVIGLGSERDIHAELLRDIAARGNGRIYFTDDANRLPELFAQDMVMVARSTFVDEPTPIRATAGLVSLLGRSLPDPPAVGGYNLTYLRPGATLAMHSVDEYEAPVVAGWQAGLGRAVVYTGEADGQFTGPIAQWPQVGELLTSLARWTVGEDDDTPTEIVITQRLDRGTQIIELHVDAQWAATELTQLPTVTTLRDSEQGEPRREQTPMHWVAADRLVAEVPLHGQESALSIVHLPGHGQHRLAPVRLPYSPEFAPVSESGARTLAQLARATGGQERISVAGMWGDLPRLPQRLPVGHWLLIAAIVVLLAEVLERRTGLLGRMVRLPRVVWWRTPRPAGNGEVQVSDDDRVPRTAHPATSASADATSPKPVEPPAATPAGALANAMAQAQRRAAHRHDRT from the coding sequence TGTGCATGGGTTGCGTGGGGTGTTGTTGTTGCTGGTGGTGGTGGCGATGGCGGGGCCGACGCTGCGGCTGCCGGACCGGTCGGGGACGGTGGTGGTGGTGGCCGACCGGAGCGCGTCGATGCCGGCGGAGGCGGAGGCGCGGCAGCGTGAGTTGATCGACATGCTTGTGCGTGAGATGGGGCAGCGCGATCGCTTGGCGGTGGTGTCGTTCGGCCGGCGGGTGGCGGTGGAGCGTCAGCCGGAGGTGGGGCGGTTTGGCGGGTTTGTGCAGTCGGTGGATGTGGATGGCTCGGATCTGGGAGCAGCGCTTGAGCGTGCGGCGGGGCTTGTGCCGAGCGACGGCGGCGGTCGCGTGCTCGTGCTCAGCGATGGGTTGTGGACGGGGCGGAACCCGATGCTCGAAGCGGGGCGAGCGTCGGCTCGGGGGTTGGCGATTGATTATCGATTGCTTACGCGGTCGCGGGCGAATGATGTGGCGGTGCAGCGGTTTGAAGTGCCGCATCGCGTAAGCGAAGGCGAAGCGTTTTTGATGCACGCGTGGGTGCAGACGCCGGTGGCGCAGCCGGTGGCGTATGAGCTGCGACGTGGCGATCGTGTGCTCGCGCGAGGCGAGCGCGAGATGACGATGGGGGTGAGTCGGTTGACGTTTCGCGATCACGCGGCGTCGGCGGGTGTGCGGCGGTACACGTTGCATGTGACCGGCGCGGCGGACGACCCGGTGCCGGAGAACAATACGGCCGAGGCGCTGGTGGATGTGGAAGGCCGTCGGCCGATGCTGGTGGTGACGGAGTCGGCCGAGCCGAGGCTGGCGGGCTTGCTGGAAGCGGGCGGGCTGGCGGTGGACGTTCGGCCGCCCGGCGCCGTGGATTGGTCGTTGGCGGGGCTGTCGGGGTATGCCGGCGTGTTGCTGGAGAACGTGCCGGCCGATCGCGTGGGCGCACGGGCGATGGAGCGTCTGGCTGTGTGGGTGAATGAGGCGGGCGGCGGGCTGATGCTTACAGGCGGGCGGCGATCGTTCGGGCCTGGCGGCTACTTCGAGTCGCCGCTGGACCCGCTGCTGCCCGTGTCGATGGAACTTCGGCAGGAGCATCGCAAGCTGACGCTGGCGGTGCTGGTGACGCTGGACCGCTCGGGCAGCATGAATATGCCGGTGGCCGGCGGGCGAACGAAGATGGAGCTTGCGAATCTGGGCACGGCCAAGACGCTGGACATGCTTTCGCCGATGGATGAGTTCGGCGTGCTGGCGGTGGACACGCGGCCGCACGTGATCGTGCCCATGCAGCGCGTGCCGGATGAACCGAGCGCGATGCGCAATCGCGTGCTGCGCATGGCGTCGATGGGGGGTGGCATTTACATCGAAGAGGCGCTGCTCGCATCGGAGCGCATGCTCGATGAGGCGACTGCGGCCACGCGCCACCTGATTCTCTTTTCCGATGCGCAGGACTCGGTTCAGGAGGGCCGGTACCGCGAGATACTTCGTGATTTTGAGCGGAAGAACATCACGGTGAGCGTGATCGGCCTCGGCTCGGAGCGCGATATTCATGCGGAACTGCTTCGCGACATTGCGGCGCGCGGCAACGGGCGCATTTATTTCACCGACGACGCGAACCGGCTGCCCGAGCTGTTTGCGCAGGATATGGTCATGGTCGCGCGCAGTACGTTTGTGGATGAGCCGACGCCGATCCGCGCTACGGCCGGCCTTGTATCGCTGCTGGGGCGATCGCTGCCTGATCCGCCGGCGGTGGGCGGCTACAACCTGACTTACCTTCGGCCGGGCGCGACGTTGGCGATGCACAGTGTTGACGAATACGAAGCGCCGGTTGTTGCGGGCTGGCAGGCCGGGCTCGGCCGAGCGGTGGTTTATACGGGCGAAGCGGATGGCCAATTCACCGGGCCGATCGCGCAGTGGCCGCAGGTGGGCGAGTTGCTCACCAGCCTCGCGCGGTGGACGGTTGGCGAGGACGATGACACGCCGACGGAGATCGTAATTACGCAACGGCTCGATCGCGGCACGCAGATCATCGAGTTGCACGTTGACGCGCAATGGGCGGCTACAGAGTTAACGCAACTGCCCACCGTCACCACGTTGCGCGACAGCGAGCAAGGCGAGCCGCGACGGGAGCAGACGCCGATGCACTGGGTTGCCGCCGACCGCCTTGTCGCCGAAGTGCCTCTGCACGGCCAGGAGTCCGCGCTCTCGATCGTCCACCTGCCGGGCCACGGCCAACACCGCCTCGCGCCCGTGCGACTGCCATACTCGCCGGAGTTTGCACCGGTAAGCGAAAGCGGCGCACGTACGCTTGCCCAGCTCGCTCGCGCGACCGGCGGACAGGAACGAATCAGCGTCGCGGGCATGTGGGGCGACCTGCCGCGCCTGCCACAGCGGTTACCTGTTGGCCATTGGTTGCTGATCGCCGCGATCGTGGTGCTGCTAGCCGAGGTGTTGGAACGTCGTACGGGGTTGCTTGGGCGAATGGTGCGCTTACCGCGAGTCGTGTGGTGGCGTACGCCTCGACCTGCCGGCAATGGGGAAGTTCAGGTTAGTGATGACGACAGGGTGCCGCGCACGGCTCATCCGGCGACGTCGGCGTCAGCGGATGCGACGTCGCCCAAGCCTGTCGAGCCCCCGGCTGCCACACCTGCCGGCGCGCTCGCGAACGCGATGGCGCAGGCACAGCGTCGCGCGGCACATCGTCACGATCGCACTTAA